The nucleotide window AGGGGGCGCAGACGAGACACAGGGAAAGGCGACCTTGCCTGCTATAACTGAACCGTCTCGTGTCAAGGTTGACGTGCAGGAGGTAGCCGTCGCTATGAAGTACGCCAGTGTGTCTGAAATGTTGGACGCCATTCGGGGCGCCATCCAGTTGACCAACGGCCGCGTCACCGTCTCCAACGCCGACCTTCTCCGCAATGAGCTGATCGACCGGCTGGCCCACACCGCCGTCTTCGGCGACGCCGACACCGCTGCCGCCGCGAAGTGGCTGATCTGGCAGTCCGCCTGGGAAGTCGGGGTCAAGTCCGCCTCGATTGACTCGCTCTATCAGGCGCGCGCGCGCGGCGAGTACGACGCCATCACCGTGCCGGCCGTCAACGTGCGCGGCATGGCCTACGACACCGCCAAGGCGCTGGTCCGCGCGGCGAAGGCGAAGAACTGCGGCGCGTTCATCTTCGAGCTGGCCCGCTCCGAGATGGGCTACACGGAGCAGAACTGCGAAGAGTTCGCGACCGTCGTCACCGCCGCCTCGATCCGCGAGGGGCACGTCGGGCCGATCTTCATCCAGGGCGATCACTACCAGGCGAACGCCGGGCGCTACAAGGCCGACCCTGAGAAGGAGATCGACGGCCTGCGGAAGCTGATCCGTGAGGCCGTGGCGGCCGGCTACGGCAACATCGACATCGACACCTCGACCCTCGTGACGCTGGAGCCGGAGTCGCTGGCCGAGCAGCAGAAGCACAACGTCACCCACACCGGCGAGCTGGCGACGCTCATCCGCCAGATCGAGCCGGAGGGC belongs to Chloroflexota bacterium and includes:
- a CDS encoding class II fructose-bisphosphate aldolase, which produces MKYASVSEMLDAIRGAIQLTNGRVTVSNADLLRNELIDRLAHTAVFGDADTAAAAKWLIWQSAWEVGVKSASIDSLYQARARGEYDAITVPAVNVRGMAYDTAKALVRAAKAKNCGAFIFELARSEMGYTEQNCEEFATVVTAASIREGHVGPIFIQGDHYQANAGRYKADPEKEIDGLRKLIREAVAAGYGNIDIDTSTLVTLEPESLAEQQKHNVTHTGELATLIRQIEPEGVTISIGGEIGEVGKHNSTVAELKAYLDGFNEHFAGGPRGLSKVSVQTGTSHGGVVLPDGTIARVKIDFETLRELGAVAREYELGGAVQHGASTLPAEAFGEFPKVGTLEVHLATEFQNITLDGGHFPADLKEEVRKWCFDNLLGERSKDDSDEQFVYKARKKMWGPFKQQTWNLPKESAEGIGQDLQNKFEFLMDQLNATNTTDLVAKHVKAVQINKPLPESLKGK